One Silurus meridionalis isolate SWU-2019-XX chromosome 10, ASM1480568v1, whole genome shotgun sequence genomic window carries:
- the rag2 gene encoding V(D)J recombination-activating protein 2 codes for MSLQHLTAINCASLLQPGCSILHLEGDAYLFGQKGWPKRSCPTGMFGIHIKRGEIKLRAISFSNNSCYLPPLRYPAVVHVEPYNEKPECYLIHGGRTPNNELSSSLYVLSVDNRGCNRKVTLRCQEKELVGELPEARYGHTLSVVHSRGKTACVLFGGRSYMPAAERTTETWNCMVDCPPQIYLIDLEYGCCSSHTLPELTDGQSFHLALAREDCVYFLGGHIASTDCRPPRLFRLRVELLLGSPLLSCEILNDGLSITSAIATPIGVAHEYIILGGYQSDSQKRMLCTYIGLDDVGIRIEPRETPEWSNEISQSRTWFGGTLEKGSALVVIPSGTNPTPADAYYFYQLSLQQEGNGEDPTQTCSQESTDFEDSAPLEDSEELYFGREPHEMEYSSDGEGDTYNEEDEEDESQTSYWIKCCLTCQVDINTWEPFYSTELTRPAMIFCSRGEGGHWVHAQCMELSESLLLRLSQDNSKYFCLDHGGLARQEITPPRKINPLKRVPMKTMHRKAPITLKMSPVKKSFFRRLFD; via the coding sequence ATGTCCTTGCAGCACTTGACTGCCATAAACTGTGCAAGTCTTCTGCAGCCTGGCTGCTCCATACTGCATCTAGAAGGCGATGCTTATCTTTTTGGTCAGAAAGGATGGCCCAAACGTTCCTGCCCCACAGGCATGTTTGGTATACACATCAAACGCGGGGAAATCAAGTTGCGTGCCATCTCATTCTCCAACAATTCTTGCTACCTCCCACCTCTGCGTTACCCAGCAGTTGTTCACGTAGAGCCTTACAATGAAAAGCCTGAGTGCTACCTTATTCATGGAGGCCGAACACCCAACAATGAGCTATCCTCGAGCCTGTATGTACTTAGTGTTGACAATCGTGGATGTAATCGTAAGGTCACATTGAGATGCCAGGAGAAAGAGTTGGTCGGCGAGCTTCCGGAGGCGCGGTATGGCCACACCCTTAGTGTTGTCCACAGCAGAGGAAAAACTGCCTGTGTTCTTTTTGGTGGCAGATCCTACATGCCTGCTGCTGAGAGAACCACAGAGACCTGGAACTGCATGGTGGACTGTCCACCGCAGATTTATCTCATTGATCTCGAGTATGGCTGCTGTTCATCACACACCCTCCCAGAGCTCACTGATGGCCAGTCATTTCACCTGGCACTGGCACGAGAGGATTGTGTCTATTTCTTGGGTGGACACATTGCCTCTACTGACTGCCGACCACCTCGCCTGTTTCGGCTGCGTGTAGAGCTTCTTTTAGGAAGTCCATTACTCTCTTGTGAGATCCTTAATGATGGACTCTCCATCACAAGTGCCATTGCAACTCCCATAGGCGTTGCTCATGAATACATTATTCTTGGTGGTTACCAGTCAGATTCCCAGAAGAGAATGCTGTGCACCTACATAGGACTAGATGATGTCGGGATACGCATAGAGCCTAGAGAGACTCCTGAGTGGAGCAATGAAATCAGCCAAAGCCGCACCTGGTTTGGCGGAACTCTAGAAAAGGGGAGCGCATTAGTTGTTATACCGTCAGGGACAAATCCCACACCTGCAGATGCTTATTACTTTTACCAGTTAAGCTTGCAGCAGGAAGGAAATGGAGAGGATCCAACCCAGACATGCAGCCAAGAGTCCACTGATTTTGAGGATTCTGCGCCTCTAGAAGATTCAGAAGAACTGTACTTTGGGCGTGAACCCCATGAGATGGAATACAGCAGTGATGGAGAGGGAGACACCTACaatgaggaagatgaagaggatgaaTCTCAGACCAGTTACTGGATTAAGTGCTGCCTTACATGTCAGGTAGACATCAACACCTGGGAGCCCTTCTATTCCACTGAGCTCACCAGACCAGCCATGATCTTCTGTTCCAGAGGTGAAGGTGGACACTGGGTCCATGCTCAGTGTATGGAGCTCTCAGAGAGCCTACTACTACGTCTTTCTCAAGATAACAGCAAGTATTTTTGTCTAGATCATGGAGGCCTTGCCAGGCAGGAAATTACTCCCCCACGCAAGATAAATCCTCTGAAAAGAGTCCCAATGAAGACAATGCACCGCAAAGCCCCCATAACCCTGAAAATGTCTCCTGTTAAGAAAAGCTTCTTCAGAAGGCTGTTTGACTGA
- the rag1 gene encoding LOW QUALITY PROTEIN: V(D)J recombination-activating protein 1 (The sequence of the model RefSeq protein was modified relative to this genomic sequence to represent the inferred CDS: inserted 1 base in 1 codon) — translation MDTMETELYVPPDSPRASMPDELCHPYSNFSNWKFKLFRVRSLEKAPLPNEPPLEKEAELKVSEQADGLTVPSSIMKLCLGGKNKENVEGAGRQVDLKLQEIDTHMDHLRALCRLCGILLRKSKGPEHEVQGDLDDHNKYALRRMGCKASKWPDVILKVFKVDVSGDMESIHPPMFCHRCWNVAMRGGGICSFSRIRVPIWKPHNSQCPHCYPKRHILQRRGRKRXKPLQSIPKRTKKDTSTGGNRVWRQTTDNPPSMCLRAWVKPAAQRSLWVKNITHCQKDHLTSNLLPGEFPKDFVNALVCQVCDHLLSDPVQSPCQHLFCRTCIQKYSHILGPQCPACGLQFKPCDLNSPAEAFLSILHSLPLLCPREGCGELVRLDSFADHCLSHCFEKDGRKEENIPEQNMDGYLPVNKGGRPRQHLLSLTRRAQKHRLRELKNQVKMFADKEEGGDVKSVCLTLFLLALRAGNEHKQADELEAMMQGRGLGLHPAVCLAIRVNTFLSCSQYHKMYRTVKATSGRQIFQPLHALRNAEKELLPGFHQFEWQPALKNVSNSCNIGIIDGLSGWTASVEDVPADTISRRFRYDVALVSALKDLEEDIMEGLRERGLDDSTCTSGFTVVIKESCDGMGDVSEKHGGGPAIPEKAVRFSITVMSITIQPEGEEEAVTIFQEQKPNSELSCRPLCLMFVDESDHEMLTAILGPVVAERKAMKESRLILTVGGLQRSFRFYFRSTGYDEKMVREMEGLEASGSTYICTLCDSTRAEASQNMVLHSITRSHDENLERYEIWRTNPFSESAEELRDRVKGVSAKPFIETQPTLDALHCDIGNATEFYKIFQDEIAEVYLKNNPSREERRRWRSALDKQLRKKLKLKPVMRMNGNYARRLMTRESVEVVCELVPSEERREALKELMELYLQMKPVWRSTCPARDCPDQLCRYSFNSQRFAELLSTTFKYRYDGKITNYLHKTLAHVPEIVERDGSIGAWASEGNESGNKLFRRFRKMNARQSKSFELEDILKHHWLYTSKYLQKFMEAHKNSVKALQATINPEECPDDTDLSLDITDF, via the exons ATGGATACCATGGAGACAGAGCTGTATGTTCCACCAGATTCGCCAAGAGCCTCCATGCCAGATGAGTTGTGTCATCCTTATTCCAACTTCTCCAACTGGAAGTTTAAGCTCTTTCGAGTCCGTTCTTTGGAGAAGGCCCCTCTGCCTAATGAACCTCCTCTGGAGAAGGAGGCTGAGCTAAAGGTTAGTGAACAGGCGGATGGCCTGACTGTTCCTAGCAGCATTATGAAGCTCTGTCTTGGGGGCAAAAATAAGGAGAATGTGGAGGGTGCTGGCAGACAAGTGGATCTCAAGCTTCAGGAGATTGACACGCATATGGATCATCTCAG GGCCTTATGCCGCTTATGTGGCATACTTCTGAGAAAATCTAAAGGCCCAGAGCATGAAGTCCAGGGAGACCTGGATGATCACAATAAATATGCTTTGCGGAGGATGGGTTGCAAAGCTTCCAAATGGCCTGATGTCATTCTAAAGGTATTTAAGGTAGATGTAAGTGGAGACATGGAATCTATCCACCCGCCAATGTTCTGCCATCGTTGCTGGAATGTAGCTATGAGAGGAGGGGGAATATGCAGCTTCTCCAGGATCAGGGTCCCTATATGGAAGCCCCACAACTCACAGTGCCCTCACTGCTACCCCAAGAGGCACATACTTCAGCGAAgaggaaggaaga agaaaCCACTACAGAGCATTCccaaaagaacaaagaaagatACCTCTACAGGGGGCAATAGAGTGTGGAGGCAGACCACAGACAACCCACCATCAATGTGCTTGAGAGCATGGGTAAAGCCAGCTGCTCAGAGGAGCCTTTGGGTAAAGAATATAACTCACTGCCAGAAAGACCACCTAACGTCCAACTTACTTCCAGGTGAATTCCCAAAAGACTTTGTGAATGCTCTTGTGTGCCAAGTGTGTGATCACCTCTTGTCTGACCCGGTCCAGTCCCCATGTCAGCACCTCTTCTGCCGCACCTGCATCCAAAAGTACAGTCACATCTTAGGTCCCCAGTGTCCAGCCTGTGGCCTCCAATTTAAACCATGTGACCTAAATAGTCCTGCTGAAGCTTTTCTGTCTATTCTCCACTCTCTTCCTCTGCTCTGCCCAAGAGAAGGTTGTGGCGAGTTGGTCAGATTAGACTCCTTTGCAGACCACTGTTTAAGTCACTGTTTTGAGAAAGATGGCAGGAAGGAAGAGAATATTCCTGAGCAGAACATGGATGGCTACTTACCTGTCAACAAAGGTGGTCGTCCTCGCCAGCACCTGCTCTCACTCACACGAAGGGCGCAGAAGCACAGGCTGAGAGAGCTGAAGAATCAGGTGAAGATGTTTGCTGATAAGGAGGAGGGTGGAGATGTGAAGTCTGTGTGTTTGACACTGTTCCTGCTGGCACTGAGGGCAGGAAATGAACACAAACAGGCTGATGAGCTGGAAGCCATGATGCAAG GCAGGGGTCTTGGCTTGCACCCAGCTGTGTGTTTGGCAATACGAGTCAATACCTTTCTCAGCTGTAGTCAGTACCACAAGATGTACCGCACTGTCAAAGCTACTAGTGGACGGCAGATCTTCCAGCCTTTGCATGCTCTCCGTAATGCTGAAAAGGAGCTTCTTCCTGGCTTTCATCAATTTGAGTGGCAACCAGCTCTGAAAAACGTTTCCAACTCTTGTAATATTGGGATCATTGATGGGCTTTCTGGATGGACTGCCTCTGTAGAGGATGTTCCCGCAGACACAATTTCTAGAAGATTCCGCTATGATGTCGCATTAGTATCAGCTTTAAAAGACTTAGAAGAAGACATTATGGAGGGACTTAGAGAAAGAGGATTGGATGACAGCACCTGCACCTCAGGTTTTACTGTAGTGATTAAGGAGTCATGTGATGGCATGGGAGATGTCAGTGAGAAGCATGGAGGAGGGCCAGCAATCCCAGAAAAGGCAGTGAGATTTTCTATTACAGTGATGTCTATCACTATTCAACcggaaggtgaagaagaagcaGTCACTATTTTCCAGGAGCAAAAGCCTAACTCAGAGCTTTCCTGCAGACCGCTGTGCCTCATGTTTGTGGATGAATCTGATCATGAGATGCTGACAGCCATCTTGGGTCCTGTGGTGGCAGAGCGTAAAGCTATGAAGGAGAGTCGCCTCATTCTCACTGTAGGTGGGCTCCAACGTTCCTTCCGCTTTTATTTTAGGAGCACAGGCTATGATGAAAAGATGGTAAGAGAAATGGAGGGTTTGGAGGCTTCGGGCTCGACTTACATCTGCACCCTGTGTGACTCCACACGAGCTGAAGCCTCTCAGAACATGGTGCTTCACTCCATCACTAGAAGCCATGATGAAAACCTTGAACGTTATGAGATATGGAGAACTAATCCTTTTTCTGAGTCTGCAGAGGAGCTGCGGGATCGAGTAAAAGGGGTCTCAGCCAAACCTTTCATTGAAACACAACCCACGTTAGATGCCTTGCACTGTGACATAGGTAATGCCACAGAATTCTACAAGATTTTCCAGGATGAGATTGCtgaagtgtacttaaaaaacaACCCATCTCGAGAAGAGCGGCGACGCTGGAGATCGGCCCTTGACAAGCAGCTGAGGAAGAAACTGAAGTTGAAACCAGTGATGAGAATGAATGGGAACTATGCCCGGCGACTTATGACCCGTGAATCTGTGGAAGTGGTGTGTGAGTTGGTTCCTTCAGAAGAGCGCCGTGAGGCGCTGAAAGAACTAATGGAGCTATACCTCCAGATGAAACCTGTTTGGCGTTCTACTTGTCCAGCTAGAGATTGTCCCGATCAGCTTTGCCGCTACAGCTTCAACTCCCAACGTTTTGCAGAGCTCCTTTCCACAACATTTAAATATCGCTATGATGGCAAAATTACTAACTACCTCCATAAGACTCTAGCCCATGTACCTGAAATTGTTGAGAGAGATGGCTCAATTGGTGCATGGGCCAGCGAAGGGAATGAATCAGGGAACAAACTTTTCAGACGCTTCCGTAAAATGAATGCCAGGCAATCCAAGTCATTTGAGTTAGAAGACATATTAAAACACCACTGGTTGTACACTTCGAAGTATCTGCAGAAGTTCATGGAGGCTCACAAGAACTCAGTAAAAGCACTGCAAGCCACCATAAACCCAGAGGAATGCCCAGATGACACTGATTTATCTCTTGACATAACAGACTTTTAA